One Eurosta solidaginis isolate ZX-2024a chromosome 5, ASM4086904v1, whole genome shotgun sequence DNA segment encodes these proteins:
- the FMRFaR gene encoding FMRFamide receptor, which yields MTDPTNVTHGHNPDFFEQLKSTLRLQDLLRQEPALLPPADITIDSSTPHDYDAAPINLQDFIQSIQAGNDVFVEYVAPTDSATYMFGGGAKGTLDSAADIIMPAGTFYPQLTQNFTFHDFYANDTSSNSDVLCKDVYHPDDDTRLEFWVCGVVLNIVGIFGIIGNIISMIILSRPQMRSSINYLLIGLARCDTTLIITSMLLFGIPCVYPFSGYFFYYYNYIYPFISPTVFPIGLTAQTASIYMTFTVTLERYVAVCHPLKSRALCTYGRAKIYFVICCIFSLLYNLPRFWEVMTVSYQPEGSDIVYHCLRPSPLRQNQSYINIYIHWCYLIVNYIIPFLTLAILNCLIYRQVKRANRERQRLSRSEKREIGLATMLIFIVIVFFLLNFLALVVNIDEAFYHKIDHSLTKISNLLVTINSSANFLIYVIFGEKFKRIFLLIFFNRRLSRDQPDLIHYESSISNNGDGTTNHRSSVRFSRHGTQRSTTGTYLVATTGGSDSNNSTLKNVRLVQTGSATGSTAVVKIKRNRAPSPGPVVYFPARDLQRSPTVVTPVALALNNNTTLSCDWMDVKNGQMTSGI from the coding sequence ATGACTGACCCCACAAATGTGACGCACGGACATAACCCGGACTTTTTCGAACAATTGAAATCAACATTGCGCTTACAAGATCTGCTGCGGCAAGAACCAGCACTACTTCCACCCGCCGATATAACAATTGATAGTTCGACGCCGCATGATTATGATGCAGCACCAATTAATTTGCAAGATTTCATACAAAGCATACAAGCGGGCAATGATGTATTCGTTGAATATGTTGCACCCACAGACAGTGCGACATACATGTTTGGCGGTGGCGCAAAGGGCACACTGGATAGTGCGGCCGATATTATTATGCCCGCTGGCACATTCTATCCACAGTTGACACAAAACTTTACATTTCATGATTTCTATGCGAATGATACGTCGAGCAATAGTGATGTGTTGTGTAAAGATGTCTATCATCCTGATGATGATACGCGTTTGGAGTTTTGGGTATGCGGCGTAGTGTTAAATATAGTTGGTATATTTGGTATTATCGGTAATATAATTTCAATGATTATACTCTCACGTCCTCAAATGCGTTCCAGCATTAATTATTTACTTATTGGTTTGGCGCGTTGTGATACGACATTGATTATAACATCGATGTTACTTTTTGGTATACCTTGCGTATATCCATTTTCGGgttatttcttttattattacaaTTATATTTATCCTTTCATATCGCCGACGGTATTCCCAATTGGTTTGACAGCGCAAACGGCTAGCATTTATATGACGTTTACAGTAACGTTGGAACGTTATGTTGCCGTATGTCATCCGTTGAAATCGCGTGCGCTCTGTACGTACGGTAGAGCGAAAATTTATTTTGTCATATGTTGCATATTCTCATTACTTTACAACTTGCCCCGCTTTTGGGAAGTTATGACAGTGAGTTATCAACCTGAGGGTAGCGATATCGTTTACCATTGTTTACGTCCCTCACCGCTACGACAAAATCAATCCTacatcaatatatatatacattggtGTTATTTGATTGTAAATTATATTATACCATTCCTCACCTTAGCCATACTAAATTGTTTGATATATCGTCAAGTGAAGCGTGCCAATCGTGAACGTCAACGTCTATCACGTTCAGAAAAGCGTGAAATTGGTTTAGCGACAATGttgatttttattgttattgttttttttctaCTCAACTTTTTGGCGCTTGTCGTCAATATCGATGAAGCATTCTATCATAAAATCGATCATTCACTCACAAAAATCTCCAATCTTCTAGTCACAATTAATAGTAgcgcaaattttttaatttatgttatatttggtgaaaaatttaaacgtatatttttattgatttttttcaaCCGCCGCCTCAGCCGCGACCAACCCGATCTAATACATTACGAGAGTTCTATATCGAACAACGGCGATGGGACGACAAATCATCGCTCATCGGTCCGTTTTTCACGTCACGGCACGCAACGCAGCACCACAGGCACATATTTGGTTGCGACGACAGGCGGCAGCGATTCGAACAACAGCACGCTAAAGAATGTACGTTTGGTACAAACGGGTTCTGCTACCGGTTCAACGGCTGTAGTCAAAATCAAACGCAATCGTGCGCCATCACCGGGGCCAGTAGTTTATTTTCCAGCGCGCGATTTGCAACGTTCCCCGACCGTTGTAACACCAGTGGCGTTAGCGTTAAACAACAATACAACATTGAGTTGCGATTGGATGGATGTGAAGAATGGACAAATGACGTCGGGTATCTGA